Part of the candidate division TA06 bacterium genome, GCTCCAGAGGCCGATGCTTGCCCTGCCGGCCCCGGACGTGTCGAGGGGAGAGTAGAACCTCGTCTTGCCCTGTGCCAGATTTGGGCTGGGTCATCACCAACAAATGCCTCGATCACACATGCACAAGGATTTGATAACCGTCTGCGAATGTGGGGAGGTTCCTTTGACTGAAGCTGACAGCAAAGCGCTGTGCTCGAAAGGGGCACGTACCGTTTGATGTCGTAAGAGATGGGGACCGGATGTGGGTAGGGTATCGAGGCACTCCCAGAGGAAACGGGGAGAAACAGATAGATTCAGCCTAAGTACTTCGATTCGCGATTACGGTGAGGTTTGACTGGAGGTATGTTGTATCAAGTTGCTCACTCAGCACCAGTCTCAGGCGCCATCCCTTGACCCTACCCCAAATTCGCAGTAGTAGTGTCCACGTGGGGCTTCCGACCAACGGACGCCCCCAAACTTCGTGGGCTCAGCTTGTGGTCAACATAGACCTCCTAGTTTTTGTCCCACGACTCCAGCCACCTCTTGACCAGGGATTCTTCATCTGCGGCATCAAAATCGATGCCCGTTATTCTCGCCAAAGCCCTCAAGGCCGGTGTCCTGAGGTTTGGTCTTTTACTTTTTATCATCTCGATCAAATGAGGAACCGCCCCCTAGCAATGCCCTCTGCATTTTGGTGCTTGTCCAATAAAGACAGAAGAAGATAGACTGCCTTGTTTTGACACGGCCATGCCTCGTGGGATAGGAGACCAATGACAGGTTCGATAGGTATTTCTTCGACGCCCGTTCTTGATATAGCTAGGAGACTTCGGGCTGCATCATTGTGAATCCGGTGAGAGGGATCATCAAATGCCTCTACTAGTGGGTCTATGACGGACTCCTTGTCTCTAGCCCATTTCAGCAGGCAAGCCGCCTTGGCCCTCTGGTCTACGCTACCTCTCTTTAGGATGGTCACGAGCTCTTTCACATTCGGCTGGACTGAATCCAAGAACTCACGCTCGTATGCCTGCATAGTGCCGGATGTTGCGGAGTTGTCAGTTGCCTTGCTCGACAGATGCGCAAGCCAGGCTTCGTTGTACCTGTCGTAAGTACTGAATAGTTTCTCAGCCTCATCCGATACCTCTATTGGTTCCTCGAGATCCCTCTCCAAACTTGCCGCTGTCTCCATCATGGTAAACCCTACAAAGACTCCAGAAGGATAGAGTGTGATACTGGGCTCGACGAGATAGCAACCCGTCTTTTTCTTGAGCCCCTCCTTTGCCTCTTCCACTTTCTTCTCTGAATAAACATCATTCTCCTTCAACTCTACGTAGTCTACCAGGTCGTTCCTTAGTTTGCCTCCCGATTCTCTTACCTCTATTCCGATTATTCGGCTGCCGGCAAAACGCTTCTCGTAACTAGAACCTCGAGGAGCAGGTTGCGCCTCTAGTCTCACTCTGGTTTCTTCCTGCCGACTGTTTCTGCGAACAAGAAGAACGACCTCTTCGCCTGGTTTTCTCTCTCTTATGAGCCGGTGGAGGTCACGACAAGTTGCCACGGTGTCACCGTCTAGTTCGATTATGATGTCGTTTTCCTGAAGTCCAGCTTTCTCAGCTGGCCCCCCGGCAGATACTTTGACTATTGTAACTCCTTTTGAGGTTTTGCGGTCGGCTGGGGTGACTGCGACACCAAGCCAAGCACCAGCGTTCTCCGAAGGGACTGATTTCTTCTTCTCCACAAGGGCAGTTGGAGAACACCCCATGGAGAATACAAGCGAATACAGAATGGCTCTATTCAAAAACCTAATCACTATCAATCCTCAGGGACGGTGCTTGACATTTTGACATTTTCTTCCTCAAAGACGACAGAATCGTCACTTCCCAGGAGTAATTCTATCCCACGGCCTAAGGTAAATCGAGCTTGGTCCCCAAGGCTTGCTGTTTCTAGGAATAATACTTCAATATTCGTTTCTTATCACAATCTCTATCGTCTTTTTCTTTATAATAAATTTCTGCAAACTCTATTCTTTCTTCAGCAGGAAAATAGACATACACAACTCTGATGCCACTGCGAACCCCTTTTCCCAAAGCCTTGCAGCGAAAATGTTTTACCTTGTATATTTCTGTTTCAGTACCCAGACCACTTATCCTGACTACCACAGGCGGGTACACGCGGGGATGTATTCTTAGTACCTTTTTCAGTACTTCCAGATCATTCCTTAGTGTGCGGTACTTTTTGAGCAGTGCCTTTAGTTCTTTGTCGAACTCAGGTAGACTAGAGAATTCCATCACTCTTCAGGGTATTCTCTAACAGAATAGGCAGGTTTTCTGTAGAAGACCGATTCATAATCTATGATCTCTTTGTCATCTGTTACCTGGCAGGGAATGTCCTCATGGGCATAATCTATAATAGACGAGGCGTTCATTGAGGAGAGTCTGTCAATCGCGCTGTCAATGACCTCAAGTTCTCTTCCGTCGAGCTTGCTCAAATCCGGCTTCACCTGAGGGATGTATTTCTTCTGACGCTTCCCATGGTATTCTGCTGCTATCTTCTTCAGTTCTCCTTTTTCAATCATCTTCTCCACAATCTCACTGAAATGACAGGGAGCAGGTCCAAAGCTGATCTTTCTGTACGCTTCCCCCGTTAGGTGTTGCTCATAGAGCTCATAGAAATTGAAATCGATGAAATATAGAAGTTTGTAAATGACCGACTCTCCCACATTGGATCTTGCTCCGCATCTCTCAAGGACGTAGAGCAAGACCTGCCTGAATTTCTCTCTGTTTAGGGTTGGCATCTTAGATGTTCTTGTGCCTTTTGTTGATTTCGTCTTAGATTCGTGACTCAGCAGGACGTCTGGAGACACCCCAAATACCTCCACAAGCTTGGCTAACTCGATGCTGCTGACGTCTCGTTGGGCGGATTCTATCTGAGATATCGAAGGTCTGGGCAACCCGAGTTTTTCCGCAAGTTGCTCTTGAGATAGTTCTAGATCTTCTCTGAATTTCCTTATTCTTCTCGCTAATTCTTTCTTAGTAATCATTGTCGCCACCTCCCGATCTAGAATATAACATATGTTTGATAATATTACAAGGCTCGTATGATTCTATTACAAAGATTTCTGGGTGTCAAGCGATTTGTTTAAGCTTTGGGGCAGAATTGGGAGCATTCGGGACGGCGCATGTCAAGCAGTCTCAAGCAAACCATATGACCTGTGCCAAATTCTCACCAAA contains:
- a CDS encoding PDZ domain-containing protein, producing MIRFLNRAILYSLVFSMGCSPTALVEKKKSVPSENAGAWLGVAVTPADRKTSKGVTIVKVSAGGPAEKAGLQENDIIIELDGDTVATCRDLHRLIRERKPGEEVVLLVRRNSRQEETRVRLEAQPAPRGSSYEKRFAGSRIIGIEVRESGGKLRNDLVDYVELKENDVYSEKKVEEAKEGLKKKTGCYLVEPSITLYPSGVFVGFTMMETAASLERDLEEPIEVSDEAEKLFSTYDRYNEAWLAHLSSKATDNSATSGTMQAYEREFLDSVQPNVKELVTILKRGSVDQRAKAACLLKWARDKESVIDPLVEAFDDPSHRIHNDAARSLLAISRTGVEEIPIEPVIGLLSHEAWPCQNKAVYLLLSLLDKHQNAEGIARGRFLI
- a CDS encoding DUF4065 domain-containing protein, encoding MITKKELARRIRKFREDLELSQEQLAEKLGLPRPSISQIESAQRDVSSIELAKLVEVFGVSPDVLLSHESKTKSTKGTRTSKMPTLNREKFRQVLLYVLERCGARSNVGESVIYKLLYFIDFNFYELYEQHLTGEAYRKISFGPAPCHFSEIVEKMIEKGELKKIAAEYHGKRQKKYIPQVKPDLSKLDGRELEVIDSAIDRLSSMNASSIIDYAHEDIPCQVTDDKEIIDYESVFYRKPAYSVREYPEE